The Bacteroidales bacterium genome contains a region encoding:
- a CDS encoding T9SS type A sorting domain-containing protein yields MKKFNFFIVLSLFWIVGYIPSKAQQNVPGTPPSFTWNLSITEVPCMFLPKPDLQTIAKEDEEMQIRGRGYRNGVFVDAFINPITTGIWSYLPDGSKIWRIKVSIPDAKALGIYFSNYKLLPGMVFYAYTPDKSFVIGGFTEINNNYDYPVMATQEIPGDEVIIELFVPEGIAHHEYAFEIDKLAYFYRSTPFENSTKVGTCYINVACSEGDNWQNQVRGVAKVTMVLSDGTYLCSGTLINNTNQDCKKYFLMADHCSVSGSGVPVTSAQLLQWTFRFNYQATTCTGTASGPSQVLTGAYYRASDTYGEDNSGSDFFLCELKENLSTTINPYFNGWSISTSPASSGVCIHHPAGVIKKISTYTTPLTTYGNTHWKVYWATTTNGHSVTEGGSSGSPLFNQNKLVVGTLTGGLSACTDGEAGPGTGPNQPDIYGRMDKHFTGIGTSNDKRLKPWLDPTNSNVSTLSGRNLCTTSFNDFLSVLQKINIFPNPASTVLHIDMSSFEMTDINVTISDYTGKVVWNQFYSTISGKLTIPIDELRAGIYFITFEQEGKKFYENFVKL; encoded by the coding sequence ATGAAGAAGTTTAACTTTTTTATTGTATTATCTCTTTTCTGGATCGTGGGATACATCCCATCTAAAGCTCAGCAAAATGTTCCTGGTACACCACCTAGTTTTACATGGAATCTCTCCATTACTGAAGTTCCTTGCATGTTTTTACCAAAGCCAGATTTACAAACTATAGCAAAAGAAGACGAAGAGATGCAAATTCGTGGAAGAGGTTACCGTAACGGCGTTTTTGTAGATGCATTTATTAACCCCATTACAACAGGAATATGGAGTTATTTACCTGATGGATCAAAAATTTGGCGAATTAAAGTATCAATCCCCGATGCAAAGGCGTTAGGCATATATTTTTCCAATTACAAACTTCTACCGGGAATGGTTTTTTATGCTTACACACCTGACAAAAGTTTCGTGATTGGAGGTTTTACTGAAATTAATAACAATTACGATTATCCTGTTATGGCAACACAAGAAATACCAGGAGATGAGGTAATAATTGAACTCTTCGTACCAGAAGGAATTGCTCATCATGAATACGCATTCGAAATCGATAAACTAGCCTACTTCTATCGTTCAACTCCTTTTGAAAATTCAACTAAAGTGGGAACATGCTACATAAATGTAGCTTGTTCTGAAGGAGATAATTGGCAAAACCAGGTACGTGGTGTTGCTAAGGTCACTATGGTTTTAAGTGATGGAACTTATCTTTGTTCTGGGACTCTTATTAATAACACCAACCAAGATTGTAAAAAATATTTTTTAATGGCTGATCATTGTTCAGTTTCAGGTAGTGGGGTTCCTGTCACTTCTGCTCAGCTTTTACAATGGACTTTTAGATTCAACTATCAAGCTACAACTTGTACTGGGACAGCATCAGGTCCATCCCAAGTATTAACTGGAGCTTACTACAGAGCTTCTGACACTTATGGAGAGGATAACTCAGGATCTGATTTTTTCTTGTGTGAACTTAAAGAAAATCTCTCAACAACCATAAATCCATACTTTAACGGTTGGAGTATTTCAACCTCTCCTGCATCCAGTGGTGTGTGCATTCATCATCCTGCTGGTGTTATCAAGAAGATTAGTACCTACACCACACCTTTAACTACCTATGGAAACACACATTGGAAAGTATATTGGGCAACAACCACAAACGGTCATAGTGTCACAGAAGGAGGTTCATCAGGTTCACCTTTGTTCAATCAGAACAAATTGGTAGTTGGTACTTTGACAGGCGGTCTCTCTGCTTGTACCGATGGTGAAGCTGGTCCAGGCACTGGACCTAATCAACCCGACATTTATGGTCGGATGGATAAACATTTTACGGGCATTGGTACCTCCAATGATAAAAGGCTAAAACCCTGGCTCGATCCAACCAATTCCAATGTATCTACACTCAGTGGAAGAAATCTCTGCACTACTTCTTTCAACGATTTTCTCTCTGTTTTACAAAAAATCAACATTTTCCCAAATCCAGCATCAACAGTTCTTCATATTGATATGTCTTCCTTTGAAATGACTGACATTAACGTTACTATTTCAGATTATACAGGTAAAGTTGTATGGAACCAGTTTTATTCTACCATTTCCGGTAAATTAACAATAC